From one Leifsonia soli genomic stretch:
- a CDS encoding S1C family serine protease: protein MTDTPNTPEPAKPQHDADTDAVVDAAGTENTEHTEAAAPAAQTETPAAAPAAPTAPAEQAPATQQPASGAGWTAPAAHTAGDPGAQPTVPQPTAAQPTVPQPTAAPQHQTQPTQPQPYGQPYGQQQPHYGNGAFGQPAGYGQQPQQPPYAPNAHQQGYAGAPGAPTATAPAKPAKRGSTGLIIATLAIGALVGGIAGAGAGVGIYAATNGGNATIKTVSGPQNITVNDANDASTITAVAAKASPSVVTISVSASSSGGTGSGIVLTSDGYVLTNTHVVTLDGQAANVNVTVTDNDGKIYTAKVVGTDPTTDLAVIKLDKASGLTPISWGDSSKLNVGNTTVAIGAPLGLSGTVTDGIVSALNRSISIASSAAPKDDSNNGGGSQNPFNFDFPGQGGQQQQQQQSSGTISLPVIQTDASINPGNSGGALLNSKGELIGVNVAIASAGGSSSDGSQSGSIGVGFAIPSNLAKRISDEIIKNGSASHGLLGASVTDASTDSKATTVGALIKSVTGGGAAAGAGLQAGDIVVNLDGTPITDATDLTAQVRAHAAGSKVDVTYIRDGQTKTATVTLGSLPAE, encoded by the coding sequence CCCCGCGGCCCAGACCGAGACCCCCGCGGCGGCCCCCGCGGCCCCGACGGCTCCCGCGGAGCAGGCACCCGCGACGCAGCAGCCTGCGTCCGGCGCAGGCTGGACCGCTCCGGCGGCGCACACCGCGGGCGACCCCGGCGCGCAGCCGACGGTGCCGCAGCCGACCGCCGCGCAGCCGACCGTTCCGCAGCCGACCGCCGCCCCGCAGCACCAGACCCAGCCCACGCAGCCCCAGCCCTACGGTCAGCCGTACGGCCAGCAGCAGCCGCACTACGGCAACGGCGCCTTCGGCCAGCCCGCAGGATACGGCCAGCAGCCGCAGCAGCCGCCCTACGCTCCCAACGCCCACCAGCAGGGCTACGCGGGCGCACCGGGCGCCCCCACCGCCACGGCCCCGGCGAAGCCCGCCAAGCGCGGCAGCACCGGCCTGATCATCGCGACGCTGGCCATCGGCGCACTCGTCGGCGGCATCGCCGGCGCCGGAGCGGGCGTCGGCATCTACGCCGCCACCAACGGAGGCAACGCGACCATCAAGACCGTCTCCGGCCCGCAGAACATCACCGTGAACGACGCCAACGACGCCAGCACCATCACCGCGGTCGCCGCCAAGGCATCCCCGAGCGTCGTCACCATCTCGGTGAGCGCATCCAGCTCCGGCGGAACCGGCTCCGGCATCGTCCTGACCTCCGATGGCTACGTGCTCACCAACACGCACGTCGTGACGCTCGACGGCCAGGCGGCCAACGTGAACGTGACGGTCACCGACAACGACGGCAAGATCTACACGGCCAAGGTCGTCGGCACAGACCCGACCACCGACCTCGCCGTCATCAAGCTGGACAAGGCGTCGGGCCTCACCCCGATCAGCTGGGGCGACTCGAGCAAGCTCAACGTCGGCAACACGACGGTCGCCATCGGCGCGCCGCTCGGCCTCTCCGGCACGGTCACCGACGGCATCGTCAGCGCGCTCAACCGCAGCATCAGCATCGCCTCGTCGGCCGCTCCGAAGGACGACTCCAACAACGGTGGCGGCAGCCAGAACCCGTTCAACTTCGACTTCCCCGGCCAGGGCGGTCAGCAGCAGCAGCAACAGCAGAGCTCCGGAACGATCTCGCTCCCGGTCATCCAGACCGACGCGTCCATCAACCCGGGCAACTCCGGCGGTGCGCTGCTCAACAGCAAGGGTGAACTGATCGGCGTCAACGTCGCCATCGCCAGCGCGGGCGGGTCGAGCTCCGACGGCTCGCAGTCCGGCAGCATCGGCGTCGGCTTCGCCATCCCGTCCAACCTCGCCAAGCGCATCTCCGACGAGATCATCAAGAACGGCTCCGCCTCGCACGGCCTCCTGGGCGCGTCGGTCACCGACGCGAGCACGGACAGCAAGGCGACGACCGTCGGCGCCCTGATCAAGAGCGTCACCGGCGGCGGCGCCGCGGCCGGAGCGGGCCTCCAGGCCGGCGACATCGTGGTGAACCTCGACGGCACCCCGATCACCGACGCGACCGACCTGACCGCTCAGGTCCGGGCGCACGCGGCCGGCTCGAAGGTGGACGTCACCTACATCCGCGACGGCCAGACGAAGACCGCGACCGTCACGCTGGGGTCCCTCCCGGCGGAGTGA
- the murI gene encoding glutamate racemase: MTDAPIGIFDSGVGGLTVARAIRDQLPNESLLYVGDTAHSPYGPKSIADVRRYSLEVLDFLVDQGVKMLVIACNTASSAMLRDARERYDVPVIEVIQPAVRRAVSATRTGRVGVIGTVGTIASRAYEDAFAAAPTLQLFTQACPRFVEFVEAGVTSGEEVLRVTAEYLQPLREADVDTLVLGCTHYPFLKGAISYVMGESVSLVSSDTETAKDVYRTLVGQGLERRSPLPPTIHYEATGSDADTFLRLAHRFIGPEVSRVDLVHTGVIDLPL, translated from the coding sequence GTGACGGATGCGCCGATTGGGATCTTCGACTCGGGTGTCGGCGGGCTGACCGTCGCCCGGGCGATCCGCGATCAGCTGCCCAACGAGTCCCTGCTGTATGTCGGGGACACCGCGCACTCCCCGTACGGCCCGAAGTCGATCGCCGACGTGCGCCGCTATTCGCTCGAGGTGCTCGACTTCCTGGTCGACCAGGGCGTGAAGATGCTCGTCATCGCCTGCAACACCGCATCGTCGGCCATGCTGCGGGATGCGCGCGAGCGCTACGACGTGCCCGTGATCGAGGTGATCCAGCCGGCCGTCCGCCGTGCCGTCTCCGCGACGCGCACCGGCCGGGTCGGGGTCATCGGGACCGTCGGCACCATCGCCTCCCGTGCGTACGAGGATGCGTTCGCCGCCGCGCCGACGCTCCAGCTCTTCACGCAGGCGTGCCCGCGTTTCGTGGAGTTCGTGGAGGCGGGCGTCACGAGCGGCGAGGAGGTGCTGCGGGTCACCGCCGAGTACCTCCAGCCGCTCCGCGAGGCGGACGTCGACACCCTGGTGCTCGGCTGCACGCACTACCCGTTCCTCAAGGGCGCGATCTCGTACGTGATGGGCGAGTCCGTGTCGCTCGTGTCGAGCGACACGGAGACCGCCAAAGACGTCTACCGCACGCTCGTCGGCCAGGGGCTCGAGCGGCGCTCGCCGCTCCCGCCGACCATCCACTACGAGGCCACCGGGTCGGACGCCGACACCTTCCTGCGCCTCGCCCACCGGTTCATCGGCCCCGAGGTCTCGCGTGTCGATCTGGTGCACACCGGCGTCATCGACCTCCCGCTCTGA
- a CDS encoding helix-turn-helix domain-containing protein: MKNPAGTAALLLGERIRQARVRLGLSQEAIASLAAMHVTNFGKIERGGANPSLLTMMRIAAVLGTDVSTLTQDITAEHLPSDVRVLSAQDYLIAREGNPGSS; encoded by the coding sequence ATGAAGAACCCCGCAGGGACCGCCGCCCTCCTGCTCGGCGAACGCATCCGTCAGGCCCGGGTCCGTCTGGGCCTCAGCCAGGAGGCGATCGCGAGTCTCGCCGCCATGCATGTGACCAACTTCGGCAAGATCGAACGCGGCGGGGCGAACCCGAGCCTCCTGACGATGATGCGCATCGCCGCCGTGCTCGGGACGGACGTGTCCACACTGACCCAGGACATCACGGCCGAACACCTGCCGAGCGACGTTCGCGTCCTGTCGGCCCAGGATTATCTGATCGCACGCGAGGGGAACCCCGGGTCGTCTTGA
- a CDS encoding ABC transporter permease, translating to MRPAQRSPFSRYRHSLWLLTKRDLRVRYSTSVLGYLWSILDPLVMSAIYWFVFTVIFKRDVGENPYIVFLLAALLPWMWFNGAVSDSTRAFIREAKLIRSTKIPRTIWVNRIVASKGIEFLLSLPVLAFFAILTGARLNVDVLLFPLAILIQTVLTIGVGLIVAPLVVFFRDLERAVKLALRFLFYASPIIYSARDLPGGCGAGVAARRCAAYLTEHPGAQTDVLFSLHFWSAFNPLTGIFSLYRSAFFAEELDWFLVGVSAAMSLVLLGIGWLVFKHFERDVLKEI from the coding sequence GTGCGCCCTGCGCAGCGCTCGCCCTTCTCGCGCTACCGGCACTCGCTCTGGCTGCTGACCAAGCGCGATCTCCGCGTGCGCTATTCGACGAGCGTGCTCGGCTATCTGTGGTCGATCCTCGATCCGCTCGTCATGAGCGCGATCTATTGGTTCGTCTTCACGGTCATCTTCAAGCGCGACGTCGGCGAGAACCCGTACATCGTCTTCCTCCTGGCCGCCCTCCTGCCGTGGATGTGGTTCAACGGCGCTGTCTCGGACAGCACGCGGGCGTTCATCCGCGAGGCGAAGCTCATCCGTTCGACGAAGATCCCGCGGACCATCTGGGTCAACCGGATCGTCGCATCCAAGGGCATCGAGTTCCTGCTCTCGCTCCCGGTTCTGGCCTTCTTCGCCATCCTGACGGGTGCCCGGCTCAACGTCGATGTCCTGCTCTTCCCGCTGGCGATCCTCATCCAGACGGTGCTGACGATCGGCGTCGGGCTGATCGTGGCGCCGCTCGTGGTGTTCTTCCGCGACCTGGAGCGCGCGGTGAAGCTGGCGCTGCGCTTCCTCTTCTACGCCTCCCCCATCATCTACAGCGCGCGAGACCTCCCGGGTGGATGCGGCGCCGGTGTCGCCGCGCGCCGCTGTGCCGCCTACCTGACCGAGCATCCCGGCGCGCAGACGGATGTGCTGTTCTCGCTGCACTTCTGGTCGGCGTTCAACCCGCTCACCGGCATCTTCAGTCTCTATCGCTCGGCGTTCTTCGCCGAGGAGCTGGACTGGTTCCTGGTCGGGGTGAGCGCTGCGATGTCTCTCGTGCTGCTGGGGATCGGCTGGCTCGTCTTCAAGCACTTCGAGCGCGACGTCCTGAAGGAGATCTGA
- a CDS encoding NTP transferase domain-containing protein, producing the protein MTTQVVILAAGMGSRLGRSLPKPLTELNDGRTIMQQQFDNIHAAFGKDAQVTIVVGYKLEHIIEAFPDAQFVYNEQYDQTNTSKSLMRALQASGPGGVLWMNGDVVFDPAVLVRGAAMVARDQTFVTVNTSSVADEEVKYTTGPEGYIQELSKTVKGGLGEAVGINYVSSGDKAALLRQLQRVGDQDYFERGIELAIEQDRMLVEPVDISDLYAVEVDFQEDLERANLFV; encoded by the coding sequence GTGACGACCCAGGTAGTGATTCTCGCGGCCGGAATGGGAAGCCGACTCGGACGAAGCCTTCCGAAGCCGCTGACCGAGCTGAACGATGGCCGCACCATCATGCAGCAGCAGTTCGACAACATCCACGCGGCCTTCGGCAAGGACGCCCAGGTGACGATCGTGGTCGGCTACAAGCTGGAGCACATCATCGAGGCGTTCCCCGACGCCCAGTTCGTCTACAACGAGCAGTACGACCAGACCAACACGTCGAAGAGCCTGATGCGCGCCCTCCAGGCGTCCGGTCCCGGCGGTGTCCTCTGGATGAACGGCGACGTGGTCTTCGACCCGGCCGTTCTCGTGCGCGGCGCGGCCATGGTGGCCCGCGACCAGACCTTCGTCACCGTCAACACCTCGTCCGTCGCCGACGAGGAGGTCAAGTACACGACCGGGCCCGAGGGCTACATCCAGGAGCTGTCGAAGACGGTCAAGGGTGGTCTCGGCGAGGCGGTCGGCATCAACTACGTCTCCTCCGGCGACAAGGCCGCCCTGCTCCGCCAGCTGCAGCGCGTCGGCGACCAGGACTACTTCGAGCGCGGCATCGAGCTGGCCATCGAGCAGGACCGCATGCTGGTCGAGCCGGTGGACATCTCCGACCTGTACGCCGTCGAGGTCGACTTCCAGGAGGACCTGGAGCGCGCGAATCTTTTCGTATAG
- a CDS encoding ABC transporter ATP-binding protein: protein MAEAAEPTTAEGGAQTGSVPRAKRAPAKTAAAAAGTSTRAPRTRTTAAKPRQTTRTKTETAAASAAPTVALDAPEPVDTRPTVLTITGVQKRYGDTVAVDGVSLDIREGSFYGIVGPNGAGKTTTLSIVTGLLRPDAGRVVVHGVDVWAEPVRAKHIIGVLPDKLRLFDRLTGAQFLRYAGTLRGLSAKTVRARTGDLAAAFGIEDALDRLVADYSAGMTKKIALAAAMIHSPRLLVLDEPFESVDPVSAANIIDILQRYTAAGGTVVVSSHGMDMIQRVCDSVAIIVRGQVLASGTIDEVRGEQTLEERFVDLAGGRKAAEGMEWLHSFSD, encoded by the coding sequence ATGGCGGAGGCCGCAGAGCCGACGACCGCGGAGGGCGGGGCCCAGACAGGCTCCGTTCCACGGGCGAAGCGCGCCCCGGCGAAGACGGCTGCGGCCGCCGCCGGGACGAGCACGCGCGCACCGCGGACACGGACGACCGCGGCGAAGCCGCGTCAGACCACACGCACGAAGACCGAGACGGCCGCCGCGAGCGCCGCCCCGACCGTCGCGCTCGATGCGCCGGAGCCGGTGGACACCCGGCCGACCGTACTCACGATCACCGGCGTGCAGAAGCGCTACGGCGACACGGTCGCCGTCGACGGAGTGAGCCTCGACATCCGGGAAGGCTCCTTCTACGGCATCGTCGGGCCGAACGGCGCGGGGAAGACGACCACTCTCTCCATCGTCACCGGACTGCTCCGGCCGGATGCCGGCCGCGTCGTCGTGCACGGCGTCGACGTCTGGGCCGAGCCGGTCAGGGCCAAGCACATCATCGGTGTGCTTCCGGACAAGCTCCGGCTGTTCGACCGCCTCACCGGCGCCCAGTTCCTGCGCTACGCGGGCACGCTGCGCGGTCTGAGCGCCAAGACCGTCCGGGCGCGCACCGGCGACCTCGCCGCCGCCTTCGGCATCGAGGACGCCCTCGACCGTCTGGTCGCCGACTACTCCGCGGGCATGACCAAGAAGATCGCCCTCGCCGCCGCGATGATCCACTCGCCGCGACTCCTGGTGCTGGACGAGCCGTTCGAGTCGGTCGACCCGGTGTCGGCCGCGAACATCATCGACATCCTGCAGCGCTACACCGCAGCGGGCGGCACGGTCGTCGTCTCCAGCCATGGCATGGACATGATCCAGCGCGTGTGCGACAGCGTCGCGATCATCGTCCGCGGGCAGGTGCTCGCTTCCGGGACCATCGACGAGGTGCGCGGCGAGCAGACGCTCGAGGAGCGCTTCGTCGACCTGGCCGGCGGTCGCAAGGCAGCGGAAGGCATGGAGTGGTTGCACAGTTTCTCGGACTGA
- a CDS encoding DUF3039 domain-containing protein, whose amino-acid sequence MNEASISEPGGQPSGGGATTLDRELEELLQNQEPGDHERFSHYVKKEQILESALTGKPVKALCGKMWTPNRDPEKFPVCPTCREIYEGLQGE is encoded by the coding sequence ATGAACGAAGCGAGCATCTCCGAGCCGGGCGGCCAGCCGAGCGGTGGCGGGGCGACGACGCTCGACCGCGAACTCGAGGAGCTCCTGCAGAACCAGGAGCCGGGGGACCACGAGCGCTTCTCGCACTACGTCAAGAAGGAGCAGATCCTCGAGTCGGCGCTCACGGGCAAGCCGGTGAAGGCGCTGTGCGGCAAGATGTGGACGCCGAACCGCGACCCCGAGAAGTTCCCGGTGTGCCCGACCTGCCGCGAGATCTACGAAGGCCTGCAGGGCGAGTAG
- a CDS encoding ABC transporter ATP-binding protein: protein MPPVIAVEGLGVRFRRNRGARRSFKDLFSTRQRRVRPDDFWALRNVSFDVQPGEAIGVVGRNGQGKSTLLKLVAGVMLPDEGTVTVRDGVAPLIEITGGFVDDLTVRDNVYLTAGLHGMTRSQIDERFGEIIDFAEIGDFVDTPYKHLSSGMKVRIAFSVISQLEEPVLLVDEVLAVGDRGFREKCYRRIEELLAGGRTLFFVSHNEKDLRRFCERGLYLDKGALVLDGPIGDVLELYNSDYGT, encoded by the coding sequence GTGCCCCCCGTCATCGCCGTCGAGGGTCTCGGCGTCCGTTTCCGCCGCAATCGCGGCGCCCGCCGCTCGTTCAAGGACCTCTTCTCCACCCGTCAGCGCCGGGTGCGCCCCGACGACTTCTGGGCGCTGCGCAACGTCAGCTTCGACGTGCAGCCGGGCGAGGCGATCGGCGTCGTCGGCCGCAATGGACAGGGCAAGTCGACGCTTCTCAAGCTGGTCGCCGGGGTGATGCTGCCGGACGAGGGGACGGTCACCGTTCGCGACGGCGTCGCCCCGCTGATCGAGATCACCGGCGGGTTCGTGGACGACCTCACGGTGCGCGACAACGTCTATCTGACGGCCGGCCTCCACGGCATGACGCGCTCCCAGATCGACGAGCGGTTCGGCGAGATCATCGACTTCGCCGAGATCGGCGACTTCGTCGACACCCCGTACAAGCACCTGTCGAGCGGCATGAAGGTGCGCATCGCGTTCTCCGTCATCTCGCAGCTGGAGGAGCCGGTGCTCCTCGTCGACGAGGTGCTCGCCGTGGGCGACCGCGGCTTCCGGGAGAAGTGCTACCGGCGGATCGAGGAGTTGCTCGCGGGCGGGCGGACCCTGTTCTTCGTCTCGCACAACGAGAAGGACCTGCGGCGCTTCTGCGAACGCGGCCTGTACCTGGACAAGGGCGCGCTCGTGCTCGACGGCCCGATCGGGGATGTCCTGGAGCTCTACAACTCCGACTACGGCACCTGA
- a CDS encoding glycosyltransferase family 2 protein, producing the protein MPDDIVNTLPGVSYVMPVLNEVTHVRAAVDSLLAQDYAGPFEVTIALGPSMDGTTQLVEELAAVDDRIRVVDNVVGSTPAGLNLAIRESQYPIVIRVDAHSVLPPDYARVAVETILETGADNVGGLMDAQGTTDFERAVARAYGSRVGLGGTKLHVGGEAGPAETVYLGVFRRDRLIEVGLFDEEIKRGQDWELNRRLRTTGGTVWFTPRLKVTYRPRPNLYRLARQFFSTGIWRGELARRFPASNGLRYFAPPVMVLGVGIGTLLGLAGIVQAALGAAPWLLWGFAVPALYVVIVVVSALLWGRRDGFRPFLWFLVVLPCIHFSWGIGFILGYLSLTRNITSHTGR; encoded by the coding sequence ATGCCGGACGACATCGTGAACACCCTCCCCGGTGTCTCGTACGTGATGCCCGTGCTCAACGAGGTGACCCACGTGCGGGCCGCCGTCGACAGCCTCCTGGCGCAGGACTACGCCGGCCCGTTCGAGGTCACCATCGCCCTCGGGCCGAGCATGGACGGCACCACCCAGCTGGTCGAGGAGCTCGCTGCGGTCGACGACCGCATCCGGGTCGTCGACAACGTGGTGGGCTCGACGCCTGCGGGGCTGAACCTCGCCATCCGCGAGTCGCAGTACCCGATCGTGATCCGGGTCGACGCCCACAGCGTCCTGCCGCCCGACTACGCCAGGGTCGCCGTCGAGACGATCCTGGAGACGGGCGCCGACAACGTCGGCGGGCTGATGGATGCGCAGGGAACCACCGACTTCGAGCGCGCCGTCGCCCGTGCGTACGGCAGCCGCGTCGGCCTCGGCGGGACGAAGCTGCACGTCGGCGGCGAGGCCGGCCCGGCCGAGACCGTGTACCTCGGCGTCTTCCGCCGCGATCGGCTGATCGAGGTCGGCCTCTTCGACGAGGAGATCAAGCGCGGTCAGGACTGGGAGCTCAACCGGCGACTCCGCACCACCGGCGGGACGGTGTGGTTCACGCCGCGGCTGAAGGTCACCTACCGACCGCGCCCGAACCTCTACCGGCTGGCTCGCCAGTTCTTCTCCACCGGCATCTGGCGCGGCGAGCTCGCCCGCCGCTTCCCGGCCTCGAACGGGCTGCGCTACTTCGCTCCGCCGGTGATGGTGCTGGGTGTCGGCATCGGCACGCTGCTCGGCCTCGCCGGCATCGTCCAGGCGGCCCTGGGCGCGGCTCCGTGGCTGCTCTGGGGCTTCGCCGTCCCGGCGCTGTACGTCGTGATCGTCGTGGTCTCCGCGCTGCTGTGGGGCCGGCGCGACGGTTTTCGCCCGTTCCTGTGGTTTCTCGTAGTCTTGCCCTGCATCCACTTCAGCTGGGGGATCGGCTTCATCCTCGGATACCTGTCGCTCACCCGGAACATCACGTCCCACACGGGAAGGTAG
- a CDS encoding nicotinate phosphoribosyltransferase yields MTERAASSALLTDRYELTMLDAALLAGTHDRECVFEAFTRRLPAGRRYGVLAGTGRLLELIEQFRFQDAELQFLRDNRVVRDETIDWLADYRFSGTIRGYREGELFFPGSPFFIVDAPFAEGVILETLLLSVFNYDSAVASAAARMVAAAGGRPLAEMGSRRANERSAVAAARAAFIAGFSATSNLEAGRTWGVPTMGTAAHAFTLLHDSEEDAFRAQVNALGPGTTLLVDTFDVEKAIETAVKVAGPELGAVRLDSGDLPKLVKQVREQLDSLGAAKTRITVTNDLDEFTIAALAASPVDSYGVGTSVVTGSGHPASGMVYKLVAHRSGDGGEWISVAKKSDGKASIGGRKHPIRRLDARGTAVAEVVHIVEKGDTPDDSGRDLLVPLITDGEVHREHLGVEGTRRARDHRALAMAELPDEAFRLGRGDPVLPTIFG; encoded by the coding sequence GTGACCGAGAGAGCCGCGTCCTCCGCCCTGCTGACCGACCGCTACGAGCTCACGATGCTCGACGCCGCGCTCCTCGCCGGGACGCACGACCGCGAATGCGTGTTCGAGGCGTTCACCCGGCGCCTCCCCGCCGGCCGCCGCTACGGCGTGCTCGCCGGCACCGGGCGGCTGCTGGAGCTGATCGAGCAGTTCCGCTTCCAGGACGCCGAGTTGCAGTTCCTGCGCGACAACCGCGTGGTGCGCGACGAGACCATCGACTGGCTCGCCGACTACCGTTTCTCCGGCACCATCCGCGGCTACCGCGAGGGCGAGCTGTTCTTCCCGGGTTCGCCGTTCTTCATCGTGGACGCCCCCTTCGCCGAGGGCGTCATCCTGGAGACCCTGCTGCTGAGCGTGTTCAACTACGACTCGGCCGTCGCCTCGGCCGCCGCCCGGATGGTCGCCGCCGCGGGCGGGCGGCCGCTCGCCGAGATGGGATCCCGCCGCGCGAACGAGCGGTCGGCCGTGGCCGCCGCCCGCGCCGCCTTCATCGCCGGGTTCTCGGCGACCTCCAACCTCGAGGCCGGCCGGACCTGGGGCGTTCCGACGATGGGGACCGCGGCGCACGCCTTCACGCTCCTGCACGACTCCGAAGAGGACGCCTTCCGGGCGCAGGTGAATGCGCTCGGTCCCGGGACGACGCTCCTCGTGGACACCTTCGACGTCGAGAAGGCGATCGAGACCGCCGTGAAGGTGGCCGGTCCGGAGCTCGGCGCTGTGCGACTCGACTCCGGCGACCTGCCGAAGCTGGTGAAGCAGGTGCGCGAGCAGCTCGACTCCCTCGGCGCCGCGAAAACTCGCATCACCGTCACCAACGATCTCGACGAGTTCACGATCGCAGCGCTTGCCGCCTCCCCCGTCGACTCGTACGGGGTCGGGACCTCGGTCGTGACCGGATCGGGGCATCCCGCGTCCGGCATGGTCTACAAGCTCGTCGCGCACCGCAGCGGAGACGGCGGCGAGTGGATCTCCGTCGCGAAGAAGTCGGACGGCAAGGCCAGCATCGGTGGCCGCAAGCACCCGATCCGCCGGCTCGACGCACGCGGGACGGCCGTGGCCGAGGTGGTGCACATCGTCGAGAAGGGCGACACGCCGGACGACAGCGGCCGCGACCTCCTGGTGCCGCTGATCACCGACGGCGAGGTGCACCGCGAGCATCTGGGCGTCGAGGGGACGCGCCGCGCGCGCGACCACCGTGCGCTCGCCATGGCGGAGCTGCCGGACGAGGCGTTCCGCCTGGGCCGCGGCGACCCCGTGCTGCCGACCATCTTCGGTTGA
- a CDS encoding glycosyltransferase codes for MAELPAVAVVVLTQGARPVELRRGVESVLAQEGVGTDIVVVGNGWDPATADPALPDGVHVLALPENVGIPAGRNAGVPLVHGEWLFFLDDDADIPSRTFLADAIAKLRADPGIGMLQPRLRVPDGTPSPRRWIPRIRKGDPERSSNVFAVLEAAVVLPRAVFEQAGGWADPFFYAHEGIDLAWKVWDQGKRVWYAGDLVAEHPSVSPTRHSYYYRLNARNRVWLARRNLPAVLIPLYVGSWTGIQLLRWFRKPAVLRAWFGGWAEGWRTDPGERRPLRWRTVARMTAAGRPPIV; via the coding sequence GTGGCTGAGCTGCCCGCGGTCGCGGTCGTGGTGCTCACGCAGGGCGCCCGGCCGGTGGAGCTGCGGCGCGGTGTGGAGTCGGTGCTCGCCCAGGAGGGCGTCGGCACCGACATCGTCGTGGTGGGCAACGGCTGGGATCCGGCGACGGCCGATCCGGCGCTGCCGGACGGCGTGCACGTGCTCGCTCTGCCCGAGAACGTCGGCATCCCGGCCGGACGCAACGCGGGGGTTCCGCTGGTGCACGGCGAGTGGCTGTTCTTCCTCGACGACGACGCCGACATCCCCTCGCGCACGTTCCTGGCGGACGCCATCGCCAAGCTCCGCGCCGATCCCGGCATCGGGATGCTGCAGCCCCGGCTCCGGGTGCCCGACGGCACGCCGTCGCCCCGGCGCTGGATCCCGCGCATCCGCAAGGGCGATCCGGAGCGGTCCAGCAACGTGTTCGCCGTGCTGGAGGCGGCCGTCGTCCTTCCGCGCGCCGTCTTCGAGCAGGCCGGCGGGTGGGCCGACCCGTTCTTCTACGCGCACGAGGGCATCGACCTGGCCTGGAAGGTGTGGGATCAGGGGAAGCGGGTCTGGTACGCCGGCGACCTCGTGGCCGAGCATCCGTCCGTCTCGCCGACCCGGCACTCGTACTACTACCGGCTCAATGCGCGGAACCGGGTGTGGCTGGCGCGCCGCAACCTGCCCGCGGTGCTCATTCCGCTCTACGTGGGGTCGTGGACGGGGATCCAGCTGCTCCGCTGGTTCCGCAAGCCCGCCGTCCTGCGCGCGTGGTTCGGCGGCTGGGCGGAAGGGTGGCGCACCGATCCGGGGGAGCGACGTCCGCTGCGCTGGCGAACGGTCGCGCGGATGACCGCCGCCGGGCGGCCGCCGATCGTCTGA
- a CDS encoding CDP-alcohol phosphatidyltransferase family protein, protein MTAPGPAAHGARPSSIAELKAVAQPPEVRGRRNAEHWTASLYLRNLSPYLTWVLLKTSISANGVTGLMILTGWATAAALLIPGIAGAAFALVLGQLQMLVDCCDGEVARWRRTSSPAGIFLDNVGHYSTETLIAIALGIRAAGYPLETPEDFLWTNLGTLLALVIVLNKALNDMVRVARANAGLPKLADTQSEYAPTHGLIATLRRAAKFLPFHRLYHSVELTILIFVFSIVGLFIGATFADRILLCALVPLSILALVGHFVTIMASRRVRG, encoded by the coding sequence ATGACCGCACCCGGACCTGCGGCGCACGGCGCCCGTCCGTCCTCGATCGCCGAACTGAAGGCTGTCGCGCAGCCCCCGGAGGTGCGCGGACGCCGCAACGCCGAGCACTGGACGGCCTCGCTGTACCTCCGCAATCTGTCGCCCTACCTCACCTGGGTGCTGCTCAAGACGTCCATCTCGGCCAACGGCGTGACGGGCCTGATGATCCTGACGGGATGGGCGACCGCGGCGGCGCTGCTCATTCCCGGGATCGCCGGAGCGGCGTTCGCCCTCGTGCTCGGCCAGCTGCAGATGCTGGTGGACTGCTGCGACGGCGAAGTGGCGCGCTGGCGCCGCACGTCGTCGCCCGCGGGCATCTTCCTCGACAACGTCGGCCACTATTCGACCGAGACCCTGATCGCGATCGCGCTCGGCATCCGTGCTGCGGGCTACCCGCTGGAGACGCCGGAGGACTTCCTCTGGACGAACCTCGGAACGCTGCTCGCCCTCGTGATCGTGCTCAACAAGGCGCTCAACGACATGGTGCGGGTGGCGCGGGCCAACGCCGGCCTGCCGAAGCTCGCCGATACGCAGTCGGAGTACGCGCCGACCCACGGCCTCATCGCTACCCTGCGGCGCGCGGCGAAGTTCCTCCCGTTCCACCGCCTGTACCACTCGGTGGAGCTCACCATCCTGATCTTCGTGTTCTCGATCGTCGGCCTGTTCATCGGCGCGACCTTCGCCGACCGCATCCTGCTGTGCGCGCTCGTCCCGCTCTCGATCCTCGCGCTTGTCGGCCACTTCGTGACCATCATGGCGTCCCGGCGGGTCCGTGGCTGA